In the Leptospira terpstrae serovar Hualin str. LT 11-33 = ATCC 700639 genome, GTAACGAAAGGACTCTGACTCTAAAACAATTTGTTCTTTTGGTTTCGATTCCCCAACATAACATCCGTAAGGTTCACTAACCAAATCCAAGGGTATGGTTTGGTCTGACCATTCATTGGCTGCCCTGTTTGTAATTTCATTGGAACGAACAAGCCACTCTGGGAAAAAACCAGGTTCTTTTTCTAATTTCAATCGATAACAAAGTTGGATCCCTTTTCCAAGAAATACTGCTTCTTTTTCTTTACGGACTTCGTACAGAGCCTCAAGTTCCTTCGCGGCAATGTCTGCTTCTTCTTTTACCGGAAATTCTTTATAATACTCATCATCGATAAGAAAACGCATCTTGCCCGAAGGTGTGACCAAATAATTCCGACCATGGGCATCTTTTTTTTTGACCGTAGATTGTTTGTTTTTAAATTCAGAAAGGAACCTATGGAAACTACGGCTCTCCTCTTCTTCTGCATCAGGAATCCAAGGTTTTTGTAATAAAGGATCCACAATGACTTTAGTATTTGGTTCTGGTTTTACAAAAGAAGCGGGGATAAAAAAAAGAATGAGCAAGATTCCAATTTTTACTTTTTTATCTATATTTGTTTTTAGAAATCGAAGAGAGTGGTTCTCCCCTGACATCGTTAAGCCTGAAATTTGGATTGGATAAAATTCAGTGCCATAGTAAAGATCTTGGAAAAATCTCTTTTATGGTTTTCGTCATTCACACGAGCCAAAAGCCCTTTTAGCAGAGTTTGTACTTGGGTATAATTGGGAACTTCGAAAAA is a window encoding:
- a CDS encoding LIC10775 family protein — encoded protein: MSGENHSLRFLKTNIDKKVKIGILLILFFIPASFVKPEPNTKVIVDPLLQKPWIPDAEEEESRSFHRFLSEFKNKQSTVKKKDAHGRNYLVTPSGKMRFLIDDEYYKEFPVKEEADIAAKELEALYEVRKEKEAVFLGKGIQLCYRLKLEKEPGFFPEWLVRSNEITNRAANEWSDQTIPLDLVSEPYGCYVGESKPKEQIVLESESFRYRIRFSANLRYEGLFGNRLGIYGENRDTIYRMVRFVQFLSNYLPVGQTEWDEALKLQTSGKKKKNLPKIILSIGSSFDKSRPLRDTKNYFQFWDSLRSLTPTQIRKLGFKRSESKSEYLSEWTEVDEIGNSVAMEMKEYYLYNAPRGYFLSLSYPKREKETADLYWQTIRSSFEVKE